The proteins below come from a single Xenopus tropicalis strain Nigerian chromosome 9, UCB_Xtro_10.0, whole genome shotgun sequence genomic window:
- the LOC116407687 gene encoding serine protease 27-like, whose translation MEMSSLISTLLLLHLGISEVTIFAAECGIPQWTGRIVGGKNSQPGSWPWQVSLWARGQHICGGTLINNKWVVTAAHCFIENSLTAESITVYLGSYKLTEKDPEEISVGVAKIINYPTYRRESDSGDISLVELSSRVNFTKHIWPICLPASRVIFPTGLQCWVTGWGQIKGGLNQSLVEILQEVAVPLIDSEKCNQLYNTKNPQGAFTARIKNDMICAGYIKGGKASCQGDSGGPVVCQEGKRWYLAGVVSFGAGCALLYRPGVNTLVTAYVDWIKSKVPDVSANIRNVIFTSRLVSIISAAPAALFPTICIPFVLSLLLSQ comes from the exons ATGGAAATGTCCTCCTTAATCAGCACTCTGCTCTTGCTGCACTTAG GCATCTCTGAAGTAACCATTTTTGCAGCAG AATGCGGAATACCTCAGTGGACAGGCCGCATCGTTGGGGGCAAAAATTCACAGCCCGGTAGCTGGCCGTGGCAAGTGAGTTTGTGGGCCAGAGGCCAACACATCTGTGGCGGAACCTTGATCAACAACAAGTGGGTGGTTACTGCAGCTCACTGCTTCATTGAAAACAG CCTGACGGCCGAGTCAATCACCGTTTATCTAGGCTCTTACAAACTCACAGAGAAAGATCCTGAGGAAATTTCTGTCGGAGTGGCCAAAATCATCAACTATCCCACGTACCGGAGAGAGTCAGACAGCGGGGATATCAGCCTCGTGGAGCTTTCCAGCAGGGTGAACTTCACCAAGCACATCTGGCCCATTTGTCTACCTGCATCCAGAGTGATCTTCCCAACGGGCCTTCAATGCTGGGTGACTGGCTGGGGCCAAATCAAGGGGGGCC TTAACCAGTCATTGGTGGAGATTCTACAGGAAGTGGCGGTGCCTTTGATTGACTCAGAGAAGTGCAACCAGTTATATAACACCAAAAATCCACAGGGCGCTTTTACGGCACGCATAAAAAATGACATGATATGCGCAGGTTACATCAAGGGTGGAAAAGCCTCCTGTCAG GGTGACTCTGGAGGGCCGGTAGTGTGCCAGGAGGGCAAGCGTTGGTACTTGGCTGGGGTGGTGAGTTTCGGGGCAGGATGCGCCCTACTGTACCGCCCCGGGGTAAACACCTTGGTGACTGCGTATGTGGACTGGATTAAGTCAAAAGTTCCCGACGTCTCTGCCAATATCCGGAACGTGATATTTACATCCCGCTTGGTTTCCATTATTAGCGCGGCACCCGCTGCTCTCTTTCCTACTATCTGCATCCCCTTTGTACTCTCCCTGCTGCTCAGCCAATAA
- the LOC105948498 gene encoding RING finger protein 112-like translates to MENRDPAYQRLEEDLLCPLCLRRPIRALTIPCGHTFCGTCIDPYRTSRNPQLYNCPKCRKETRARPIELVYTDESGKLWVDGSAVQTCFMDPELSDLPVCLIFAIGEKRWGKSFLMNYILRALSCQERGEPLSLGPDGEPLNGFEWKAGVDSVTKGIWIWNKPFVLEVMSGKMAVFVLDTEGSLDIQSSQEICIKLSALSMILSSYLIFNVNSSLKTTELNYLEMFLHVAKKTEMSFDLLYLQHLDILIRDWYNFGGCSRDDARDYFNKVKQDIDNHPEWASLHQALHSSMVTCSLLPRPDNKMLRSRQGRLSDMDECFRNNLTTYISDLVGNIWRHIKTTRNGQPVSCHRLAGILKQMVDILQNEEYSFASPMQLHYSFENYKAMQQCKEQFQNALKAMEPKSFSPIKILKMSPSDMEAKVRNEANAMLRECGKSLQGIDDEKKRRHLADLQSQLDLQQNLFCTKYSKIHTAVKTGCIVGGTMLSVAGVVAGGAAGAAVAGAVIAGETVGGAMGGSVLLGTIGTGLGSIGGKLIGLIRSKMQQCEGETTDESGQNSSQS, encoded by the exons ATGGAGAATAGGGATCCTGCGTACCAAAGGCTGGAGGAGGATTTGCTATGTCCCTTGTGCCTAAGGAGACCCATACGTGCTCTCACCATTCCCTGTGGACACACCTTCTGTGGAACATGCATTGACCCTTACAGGACCAGCAGAAACCCCCAGCTTTACAACTGCCCCAAGTGTAGGAAG GAGACACGTGCCCGCCCAATTGAGTTGGTATATACAGATGAATCTGGAAAACTGTGGGTAGATGGATCTGCTGTACAGACCTGTTTTATGGACCCTGAACTGTCAGACCTCCCTGTGTGCCTAATATTCGCGATCGGAGAGAAACGCTGGGGCAAGTCCTTCCTCATGAACTACATCCTGAGGGCCCTGTCCTGCCAG GAAAGGGGAGAACCTCTCAGCCTGGGACCAGATGGCGAGCCTCTAAATGGGTTTGAGTGGAAAGCTGGAGTGGACAGTGTAACTAAGGGTATATGGATCTGGAACAAGCCATTCGTTCTAGAAGTCATGAGCGGGAAG ATGGCCGTGTTTGTTCTGGACACAGAGGGCTCCCTGGATATCCAGAGCTCACAGGAGATCTGCATTAAGTTATCCGCCTTATCCATGATCCTCAGCTCCTACCTG ATTTTCAATGTAAACTCATCGCTGAAGACAACAGAACTGAATTACCTGGAG ATGTTTCTCCATGTTGCCAAGAAAACAGAAATGTCCTTTGACCTGCTGTACTTACAG CACTTGGACATCCTTATTCGTGACTGGTATAATTTTGGGGGGTGTAGTAGAGATGATGCCCGGGATTATTTTAACAAGGTCAAACAG GACATAGATAATCACCCTGAGTGGGCCTCGTTGCACCAGGCTCTCCACAGCTCTATGGTAACCTGCTCCCTTCTGCCCCGCCCAGACAATAAAATGCTGAGGTCACGGCAAGGAAGACTTTCAG ATATGGATGAATGTTTCAGGAACAACCTTACGACCTACATCTCTGACCTGGTGGGAAACATCTGGCGCCACATTAAAACTACTAGGAATGGGCAACCAGTGAGCTGCCACAGGCTGGCGGGGATATTAAAG CAAATGGTGGATATTCTGCAGAATGAAGAATACAGCTTTGCCTCCCCCATGCAG TTGCACTATTCGTTCGAGAACTACAAGGCCATGCAGCAGTGTAAGGAGCAGTTCCAGAATGCGCTAAAAGCTATG GAGCCAAAAAGCTTCTCCCCAATTAAAATCCTCAAAATGAGCCCGTCCGACATGGAGGCCAAAGTCCGCAATGAAGCCAACGCCATGCTTCGGGAATGCGGCAAGTCCTTACAGGGAATTGATGATGAGAAGAAGCGGCGGCACTTGGCCGACTTGCAATCCCAACTGGACCTACAGCAGAATTTGTTCTGTACCAAGTACTCCAAGATTCATACTGCCGTCAAGACTGGGTGTATAGTGGGGGGCACCATGTTGTCTGTGGCAGGAGTTGTAGCTGGGGGGGCAGCTGGAGCTGCGGTGGCTGGAGCGGTTATAGCCGGGGAAACAGTCGGAGGGGCCATGGGAGGTTCTGTGCTTCTCGGTACTATCGGTACAGGGCTGGGATCTATTGGTGGAAAGCTAATTGGGCTTATTAGAAGTAAAATGCAACAGTGTGAAGGAGAAACGACCGACGAGTCAGGTCagaacagcagccaatcatag
- the LOC105948499 gene encoding RING finger protein 112-like, with protein MAGKDYTFHKLQEDTTCYACLRKSKKYISFACGHTLCGRCRESHGATTESPEHNCPKCRRELPAQGQAIPLIYTDEHGKLEVDESVVQSCFIDSVVSEYPICLVCVIGEKRRGKSFLMNYMLRALSSKEKDGSLILGKTNEPLSGFEWKAGVDTITRGIWIWNKPFILELNGEKMAVFVLDTEGSLDIGGSLENCLKMSALSMILSSYLIFNVNSFLKTTELDYLEMFLHVAKETGESFDLQCLQHLDILIRDWYDSKKCSQNYGNAYICHEIEKLSNSSAYASLLPILGGSSVTCSLLPHPGANLSQGMLSDMDENFRNHLQVYILSLVKGLDRYVKTDRHGRNVTCNQLGTILKKFVQILRNKEYRFGSQMQMHYSFKNYISLETCKQQFHNNLQLMKQKRHLKIFRKRPSKMKSSSGDLVKEQLADYERSLEGCDEEQKKELVKQMEASLKSEQETFCNEYAKQYRKYAIKVGAVAAGVPLAITGAALGAVFLPVAIGGALAAEAAVAAGVFGGTLTLGGFGTGVGAFLGKIFTRKKKSEQANQRGDTP; from the exons ATGGCGGGGAAGGACTACACTTTCCACAAGCTGCAAGAAGATACGACGTGCTATGCCTGCCTTCGtaaatctaaaaaatatatatcctttGCCTGCGGACACACGCTCTGTGGAAGATGCCGTGAGTCACATGGGGCCACCACCGAGTCTCCAGAGCACAACTGCCCTAAGTGCAGAAGG GAGCTCCCTGCCCAAGGCCAGGCCATACCATTGATCTATACAGATGAACATGGCAAACTGGAAGTTGATGAATCCGTTGTACAAAGTTGTTTTATAGACAGTGTCGTATCCGAATATCCAATATGCCTTGTGTGTGTGATTGGAGAGAAACGCCGGGGGAAATCCTTTCTCATGAACTACATGCTGAGAGCTCTGTCCTCCAAG GAGAAGGATGGATCGCTGATTCTGGGCAAGACAAATGAGCCTCTAAGCGGGTTTGAGTGGAAAGCTGGGGTAGACACCATCACCAGAGGAATATGGATATGGAACAAGCCGTTCATTCTGGAACTCAATGGAGAAAAG ATGGCTGTGTTTGTCCTGGATACAGAGGGTTCTTTGGATATTGGGGGTTCCCTTGAGAACTGCCTGAAGATGTCTGCATTATCCATGATCCTAAGCTCTTATTTG ATTTTCAATGTAAACTCCTTCCTCAAAACAACAGAACTAGATTATCTTGAG ATGTTTCTTCATGTTGCTAAGGAAACAGGAGAATCCTTTGATCTTCAATGCCTACAG CATCTGGATATTCTTATACGAGACTGGTACGACTCAAAGAAATGCAGTCAAAATTATGGAAACGCCTATATCTGCCATGAGATTGAG AAATTGAGTAACTCATCAGCATATGCCTCATTGCTTCCAATCCTTGGAGGCTCATCTGTAACCTGCTCCCTCTTGCCCCACCCAGGGGCAAATCTGAGCCAGGGaatgctttcag ATATGGATGAGAATTTTAGGAACCACCTTCAAGTGTATATACTCAGCCTTGTAAAAGGGCTCGACCGTTATGTAAAAACTGATCGACATGGAAGAAATGTGACCTGCAATCAGCTGGGGACGATATTAAAG AAATTCGTACAAATTTTAAGAAATAAAGAATACAGATTTGGCTCTCAAATGCAG ATGcattattcatttaaaaactACATCAGTTTGGAAACCTGTAAACAGCAGTTCCACAATAACCTACAGCTAATG aaacAAAAGAGACATCTTAAGATCTTTAGGAAGAGACCATCTAAAATGAAGAGCAGCAGTGGGGATTTAGTGAAGGAGCAACTTGCTGATTATGAAAGATCACTTGAAGGCTGCGATGAGGAGCAGAAGAAGGAGCTTGTGAAGCAAATGGAGGCCTCTTTGAAATCAGAGCAGGAAACGTTCTGTAACGAGTATGCCAAACAATACCGGAAATATGCAATAAAGGTTGGGGCTGTGGCAGCTGGAGTACCACTGGCCATAACTGGAGCCGCTCTAGGAGCGGTATTTTTGCCTGTAGCGATTGGGGGGGCACTGGCTGCTGAAGCAGCAGTGGCTGCAGGTGTGTTCGGAGGCACTTTAACATTAGGCGGCTTTGGGACAGGGGTGGGGGCATTTCTAGGCAAGATttttacaaggaaaaaaaaaagtgaacagGCAAATCAGAGAGGTGACACACCATAA